Genomic window (Lewinellaceae bacterium):
GACGGGGTAAAAGCAGGCTTGCAGGGAGCGGCCGTCCATGAATCCTTTTACAATCAGTTCATTCACGTTTAAATTTTTTAAGATGAAATCCATGCCTCTTTTCCTCATCCTGATATTCAGCCTGCACCTCAACGCCCAGTGGCAAGCCTACGAGCCCGCCCTGCCAGAGACGGTGGGCGTCTACGACCTCCGTATTGCCGAAGGAGACGAGAACGTGGTGGCCGCCGTTGCCATGAAATACGCCGTCACGGCCAACAGCTACAACTGGCAGCCGACGGACCGCCTCATTTTTACGAAAACCCACGATGGCGGCAATACCTGGCAGAGCGGTACGATCCCAATGGGCGTCGAGCCTTACGCCAGCAACATCTGCCCGGTCAATGCCAACCTTCTCTGGGCCAGCGGAACGGATATTGACTACGCCAGCTGGGTCGTGCGCAGCACTGACGGAGGGCAGTCCTGGGAGCGTTTTCTCGAGAACGGTTTCCGCGATGCCAATTCCTATGTCAATTTCGTGCATTTCTGGGATGAGCAGAATGGCATCGCCGTAGGCGACCCCGCAAAATCTTCCATCGAACCGGTCCCGTTTTACGAAATCTACACTACCACAGATGGCGGGCAGCACTGGGCCCGCACCCCGAGCGCCAATATTCCGCCGCAGCAGTTAAGTGAATTTGGCGTAGCCGGAAGGTATTTCGTCGCCGGCAACACCGTATGGTTCAGCACCATCAACAGCGCCAACTTCGAGGGGCTACGGCTGTTCCGATCCGCCGACCGGGGTTTGCACTGGACCGCATCCGCAAGCCCTGCCGTAGAGTGGTTTTCCTTTGCCGATGGGTTGTATGGAATCGGTGCAGAACATGTCAACAGCAACGCCGTCAGCCTCCGGCTCACCACCGACGGCGGCACGACCTGGATGGACCTACCCTCGCTCAACATGGGCTGGATGTCATCGCTTGCCATGATACCGGGCAGCCGTTATATCCTCGCCACCATGCGCACCAGCAACATCGCCCCGCCATTCAAAACCATCCTCAGCACCGACCTGGGGCAGTCCTGGCAGGAGATCGGTGACGGCTCGGAGTTGGCCTGCAATGCGCAATTCGCCAGCCCCACCGTCGGTTACGCCGGGGAATGGCAGCCGGCCAACCACCCGACCCGGATGTACCAATACGCGGGCAGCCCGCTTTCCGGCCTCCTTTCGGGTAAGCCACTCGACGCCGAGCTGACGGTTTTCCCCAACCCTGCTTCCGACTTTGCTTCGGTGCAGGTAAAAACGGCGCAACCTCTTGATTTTCTGCTGCTGCTCAATGATGCGCAAGGCAGGCTCGTGGAGCGGCAGGTTTTTCAAAAAACGGATTCTTTTTCCGCTTCGCTCGGCCTGCAGGCGCTGCCGGCGGGTTGGTACACGCTGACGGTGAGCACGAGGGAGGGCGTGGTGGTTAGGAAGGTTTTGAAGCAGTGAAATGATGGGGGGAAATGCAATCGGGTTTAAGTAAAACTGCATTGTCCTTTCATTTAAACACTATTGCGTTGCCGCAATAGTTGAAAAAACTCATAACAAAAAATACAACCATGAAACTCCACCACCTTCTCCTGTTCCTCTTTTCAGCACTCACCGCCACCCTCACCGCCCAAACCACCGAGCCGCCGCTGCTGAACAACAAATTCTCCGTCTGGTCGCAGCGTTTGGACATGAGCCCGTACATTGGCAAAAAATACCGCCTCACGGTGGCCATCCGCGCCGAGCCGGCCAAGCGGAAGGCCGCCGCCCATGCCTTCATCCGCAACGAGCCGGCGGCGGGCGGCTATCAAAACTGGACCTTCATGGACAACATGAACGCTCGCCCCGTGCGCAGCCAGGAATGGCAAACCTATACCCTCGAAGGCCGGGTGGAAAAGGACGCGCCCTGGCTCGGCTTCGGTTTCCTCAGCCTGCACAACGGCGCCTTTTACTACGATGATGTGCGGCTATCAATGGAAGCCGGGACGGGCGAATGGGCCCCTGTGCCTGTACCCAACGGCGATTTCGAAAGCGCCACCCTCGGCCCCTGGCAACAGACCAGCATGGGTGTGCCGGCGAAAACTGCCGGCGCCAATGCAACGATAGACACCATGAATCCCTTCGAAGGAAAACACTGCCTGCGGATAGAGAACAAGCGGGGGAGAAAAACGCCATAGTATTTTCTATTTGGTATCTTTACCCGTTATGGATGAACACCTCGACTTTGAAAGCCTCGCCCCGTACCAGGACAAGGACGTCCGGCCGGTGCTCAATGAGCTCAAAAAGCACCAGGCGTTTTTGGATATGTTGCGTTTCGTGGATACGGAGGCGCCGCAGGAGAAACTGCTGCAACTCATCGATGGCATCAGCACCATCCGGGATTTTCAGCATAGGGTCGTCAAGCCCTGGCTGCAGCATTTCTTCCGGCAAACCATCGATGAACTCACCTGCTCCGGATTAGATACACTAGAGAAGGGACAGACGCACCTTTTTATTTCCAACCACCGGGACATCATCCTCGACTCGGCCATACTGAACCTGTCTCTGAATGACCACAACCTGCCAACGGCGGAAATCGCCATCGGCGACAACCTGCTGAAATCCAGCATGGTACGGGCCATCACGCGGCTCAATAAAATCTTTACTGTCGTGCGGGATGCACCGCCTCGGGAAATGTACCGGCATGCCCTCCGCCTATCCGCCTATATCCGGGACCGGGTTGCCGCAAAAAAGAGCTCCATCTGGCTGGCCCAGGCGGAAGGCAGGGCCAAGGATGGCAACGACACTACCCAGCAGGGGCTGGTCAAAATGCTTAATCTGAGCAATGAAGGCAGCTTCGAGGAAGGCTTTCGGCCCCTGCGCATCCGCCCTATGTCCCTCTCCTACGAATACGACCCCTGCGACCGTTTCAAATTGAGAGAACTGCTGGCTAAAGCGGAAGGCCGGAAATACGACAAAAAAGAAAATGAAGATTACCTGAATATCGAAACCGGCATCATAGAATACAAAGGCCGGGTGCACCTCTGCATACAGCCGGAGTTACAGGACGAGATCGACGGGCTGGCCGACATCGCCAATATCAATGACAAGGCCACCGCGCTGGCTGCCAGGATCGACCGGTCCATTTACCGTTCCTACCGCCTGTTCGACAACAATTACATTGCATACGACCTGCTGCACGAGACGAATCTGTGGAAGGAGCATTACAGCAAAGAGAAGAAGGAGGAATTTATGGCCTATGTGGATAAGCTATGCGGAGGGTATCCGCCAATGGCCCGGGAGATCCTGCTGAAAAAGTACGCTTATCCTTTGATCAACCGGCAGAAGGCGGAAAGGGAACCGCCTGAGGCCGATTAACCCTCTACATTTTCATGAATCTGCTTCTGGACAACTTTCCATTATTATCCAGTATCAAAAAATATACCCCCGCCGGCAATTTGGAGATTTCGATCTTTGGGCCATTGGCCAATTCCCGGGACAGGACAAGGCCACCCGCCGAATTATAAATATTTGCCCGACTACCTTGTCCATCAATAAGATCCAGGTGGATAAAATCTGAAGCAGGGTTTGGATAAACTACTGTTATATATTCTTCACCATTGGAATCATCAGTAGAAGTAATATTCTGAATATTGATGGGGAACATATCACAGACTATACCGTCAAAATAATTGATTCGGTTTGGAATGGCCTGGGTAATGAGGCTGAAATCTTCTCCAGAGATCCTATCCTCCCGGTAACGGATTGCCATCCACTTTAATTACTCCAAACTTACGAAAGGCCTAAAAA
Coding sequences:
- a CDS encoding 1-acyl-sn-glycerol-3-phosphate acyltransferase, whose amino-acid sequence is MDEHLDFESLAPYQDKDVRPVLNELKKHQAFLDMLRFVDTEAPQEKLLQLIDGISTIRDFQHRVVKPWLQHFFRQTIDELTCSGLDTLEKGQTHLFISNHRDIILDSAILNLSLNDHNLPTAEIAIGDNLLKSSMVRAITRLNKIFTVVRDAPPREMYRHALRLSAYIRDRVAAKKSSIWLAQAEGRAKDGNDTTQQGLVKMLNLSNEGSFEEGFRPLRIRPMSLSYEYDPCDRFKLRELLAKAEGRKYDKKENEDYLNIETGIIEYKGRVHLCIQPELQDEIDGLADIANINDKATALAARIDRSIYRSYRLFDNNYIAYDLLHETNLWKEHYSKEKKEEFMAYVDKLCGGYPPMAREILLKKYAYPLINRQKAEREPPEAD
- a CDS encoding T9SS type A sorting domain-containing protein, with product MAIRYREDRISGEDFSLITQAIPNRINYFDGIVCDMFPINIQNITSTDDSNGEEYITVVYPNPASDFIHLDLIDGQGSRANIYNSAGGLVLSRELANGPKIEISKLPAGVYFLILDNNGKLSRSRFMKM
- a CDS encoding T9SS type A sorting domain-containing protein yields the protein MKSMPLFLILIFSLHLNAQWQAYEPALPETVGVYDLRIAEGDENVVAAVAMKYAVTANSYNWQPTDRLIFTKTHDGGNTWQSGTIPMGVEPYASNICPVNANLLWASGTDIDYASWVVRSTDGGQSWERFLENGFRDANSYVNFVHFWDEQNGIAVGDPAKSSIEPVPFYEIYTTTDGGQHWARTPSANIPPQQLSEFGVAGRYFVAGNTVWFSTINSANFEGLRLFRSADRGLHWTASASPAVEWFSFADGLYGIGAEHVNSNAVSLRLTTDGGTTWMDLPSLNMGWMSSLAMIPGSRYILATMRTSNIAPPFKTILSTDLGQSWQEIGDGSELACNAQFASPTVGYAGEWQPANHPTRMYQYAGSPLSGLLSGKPLDAELTVFPNPASDFASVQVKTAQPLDFLLLLNDAQGRLVERQVFQKTDSFSASLGLQALPAGWYTLTVSTREGVVVRKVLKQ